A genome region from Anolis carolinensis isolate JA03-04 chromosome 6, rAnoCar3.1.pri, whole genome shotgun sequence includes the following:
- the trim72 gene encoding tripartite motif-containing protein 72, with product MTSSKQRLIQGMHQDLSCPVCLKLFQSPVTTECGHTFCMDCLSRASKDEDGKATSCPVCQAGTKVEQLCINKQMENLVQSFKQVPQDHCEEHLDPLSVYCEQDQQVICGVCASLGKHRGHNIITAAEAHQRMKKQLPQQQVQLQEAQVRKEKTIALLNRQIAEVEDTVSRFKQQVSEQLGVMRAYLGALEASLGREAERVQHQATDALQSERKTMTCYLEQLRQMETVLGEVQDEPQTEFLRKYCLVASRLQKILGESPPIARMDIQLPIISDEFKFQVWRKMYRALMPALENLAFDPDTAHPNLVVSDDGKRVECVEHKQAVSVDDPQRFDKANCVVSRQSFSQGEHYWEVTVGDKPRWTLGVISAETGRKGRLNPLPSNGFWVLGFKDGKTYEAHVEHKEPRALKLENKPTCIGMYLSFDDGILSFYDASDEDNLVQMFAFHERFTGNLYPFFDPCWHDKGKNSQPLVIYTPEPEK from the exons ATGACCAGCTCCAAGCAGCGCCTCATTCAGGGCATGCACCAGGACCTCAGTTGCCCCGTCTGCCTGAAGCTGTTCCAATCCCCTGTGACGACAGAATGCGGACACACCTTCTGCATGGATTGCCTCTCCAGGGCATCCAAGGATGAGGATGGCAAGGCCACTTCATGCCCTGTCTGCCAGGCTGGCACTAAGGTGGAGCAGTTGTGCATCAACAAGCAAATGGAGAACTTGGTGCAAAGCTTCAAGCAGGTTCCCCAAGACCACTGTGAGGAGCATCTTGACCCACTGAGTGTTTACTGTGAGCAGGACCAGCAGGTCATCTGCGGTGTATGTGCTTCCCTGGGCAAACACAGGGGTCACAACATCATCACTGCTGCTGAGGCCCACCAGAGGATGAAG AAGCAACTTCCTCAGCAACAAGTCCAACTGCAAGAGGCTCAAGTGCGCAAAGAGAAGACGATTGCTCTGCTGAACCGCCAAATAGCAGAAGTGGAG GACACAGTGTCTCGGTTCAAGCAGCAAGTATCAGAGCAACTAGGAGTGATGCGTGCCTATCTGGGAGCGCTGGAAGCATCTCTGGGCCGAGAAGCTGAGCGCGTACAGCACCAAGCCACCGATGCCTTGCAAAGCGAGCGCAAGACCATGACCTGCTACTTGGAGCAGCTCAGGCAGATGGAGACGGTGCTTGGGGAGGTGCAAGACGAGCCACAGACTGAATTTCTCAGG AAATACTGCCTGGTTGCCAGCAG ACTGCAGAAGATCCTTGGAGAATCCCCACCTATTGCTCGCATGGACATCCAGCTCCCCATTATTTCAGATGAGTTCAAGTTCCAGGTGTGGAGGAAGATGTACCGTGCACTGATGCCAG cCTTGGAGAACCTGGCCTTTGACCCAGACactgctcaccccaacctggtgGTCTCTGACGATGGCAAGCGGGTGGAGTGCGTGGAGCACAAGCAGGCCGTGAGTGTGGATGACCCCCAGCGCTTCGACAAGGCCAACTGCGTGGTGTCACGCCAGAGCTTCTCACAGGGAGAGCATTACTGGGAGGTGACCGTGGGCGACAAGCCCCGCTGGACCTTGGGAGTCATCTCGGCTGAGACGGGGCGCAAGGGCCGCCTCAACCCACTTCCTTCCAACGGCTTCTGGGTGCTGGGCTTCAAGGATGGGAAGACCTACGAGGCCCACGTGGAACACAAGGAGCCACGGGCGCTGAAGCTGGAGAATAAGCCCACCTGCATTGGCATGTACCTCAGCTTTGATGATGGTATCCTGTCCTTCTATGATGCCAGTGATGAAGATAACCTGGTGCAGATGTTTGCCTTCCATGAGCGGTTTACAGGCAACCTCTACCCTTTCTTTGACCCTTGTTGGCACGATAAGGGCAAAAACAGCCAACCTTTGGTTATCTACACTCCGGAGCCAGAAAAATAA